A window of Penaeus vannamei isolate JL-2024 unplaced genomic scaffold, ASM4276789v1 unanchor11, whole genome shotgun sequence contains these coding sequences:
- the LOC113804996 gene encoding transmembrane protein 216 has product MRPNVGENLRISLNQFYMIMESQSSLPYQILLYLNGWYIAAFLILEVLLLIFKTLVLPYPAGNVVAEVFLLLFLCGTESVRIFMGKKGNLTERIISVLLSVIFSAPSVLALLYLLLWQTYVLRLEVILIAVALVFQGFELVFAFLAIVTINKSGGY; this is encoded by the exons atgaggcCCAATGTTGGGGAGAACCTCAGGATTTCACTCAACCaattttacatg attATGGAGAGTCAGTCGAGTCTGCCGTACCAGATACTGCTGTACTTAAATGGCTGGTACATCGCAGCTTTTTTGATTCTGGAAGTTTTGTTACTGATATTCAAGACCTTGGTCCTGCCTTATCCTGCTGGAAATGTTGTTGCAGAAgtgttccttctcctgttcctctgcgGCACGGAATCTGTACGTATTTTCATGGGGAAGAAAGGCAACCTGACAGAAAGAATTATATCGGTACTGCTGTCAGTGATCTTTAGCGCTCCCTCTGTGCTAGCCTTGTTATATCTGCTTTTGTGGCAAACATACGTGTTACGCCTGGAGGTGATCCTTATAGCTGTTGCACTTGTGTTTCAGGGATTCGAACTTGTTTTTGCATTTTTAGCAATTGTCACTATTAATAAATCTGGTGGATATTAG